One genomic window of Etheostoma spectabile isolate EspeVRDwgs_2016 chromosome 5, UIUC_Espe_1.0, whole genome shotgun sequence includes the following:
- the ap1b1 gene encoding AP-1 complex subunit beta-1 isoform X7: MKADAACLFILWKDGSKSNGRGQKAITASTTPVTENRQFGSKMTDSKYFTTTKKGEIFELKAELNSDKKEKKKEAVKKVIASMTVGKDVSALFPDVVNCMQTDNLELKKLVYLYLMNYAKSQPDMAIMAVNTFVKDCEDPNPLIRALAVRTMGCIRVDKITEYLCEPLRKCLKDEDPYVRKTAAVCVAKLHDINAQLVEDQGFLDTLKDLISDSNPMVVANAVAALSEIAESHPNSNLLDLNPQTINKLLTALNECTEWGQIFILDCLANYTPRDDRESQSICERVTPRLSHANSAVVLSAVKVLMKFMEMLPKDLDYYGTLLKKLAPPLVTLLSAEPELQYVALRNINLIVQRRPEILKHEMKVFFVKYNDPIYVKLEKLDIMIRLASQANIAQVLAELKEYATEVDVDFVRKAVRAIGRCAIKVEQSAERCVSTLLDLIQTKVNYVVQEAIVVIKDIFRKYPNKYESVIATLCENLDSLDEPEARAAMIWIVGEYAERIDNADELLESFLEGFHDESTQVQLQLLTAIVKLFLKKPTETQELVQQVLSLATQDSDNPDLRDRGYIYWRLLSTDPVAAKEVVLAEKPLISEETDLIEPTLLEELICHIGTLASVYHKPPSAFVEGSRGVQHKRLPGSTGSGESVESPDTGSAAGVSEAPPAVIPSQGDLLGDLLNLDLTPTTTGPPPPPASSGMQLGAMDLLGGGLDSLLGGDLGGGPAIGTGFGAPPATMPASFNVPVSGGLDDLFDLGGGVGMAMGAFNPPKTVWLPAMKAKGLEISGTFVRRAGVIQMEMTLTNKAMSVMTDFAIQFNRNSFGLAPAGPLQVLSPLSPNQSIEAVLPLSTVGPVMKMEPLNNLQVAVKNNIDVFYFSCQYPISMLFAEDGKMDRQVFLATWKDIPNDNESQFQIKDCHLNSDAASNKLQGSNIFTIAKRTVEGQDMLYQSMKLTNGIWVLAELRVQAGNPNYTISLKCRAPEVSQCVFQNYETVLKN, translated from the exons ATGAAAGCTGACGCCGCTTgtctgtttattttgtggaaAGACGGAAGTAAATCAAATGGGAGGGGACAGAAGGCCATCACAGCTTCTACTACGCCTGTCACG GAGAATCGACAATTTGGATCCAAGATGACGGACTCCAAGTACTTCACCACTACCAAGAAAG GGGAGATCTTTGAGCTCAAGGCAGAGCTGAACAGTGataagaaagagaagaagaaggaggctGTGAAGAAGGTCATTGCATCCATGACAGTTGGCAAGGATGTCAG TGCTCTGTTCCCAGACGTTGTGAACTGCATGCAGACGGACAACCTGGAACTGAAAAAGCTGGTCTACCTCTACCTGATGAACTATGCCAAGAGTCAGCCAGACATGGCCATCATGGCTGTTAACACTTTTGTAAAG GACTGTGAAGACCCTAACCCTCTAATCCGGGCCCTTGCTGTTCGTACAATGGGCTGCATCCGTGTGGACAAGATCACTGAGTACCTCTGTGAGCCGCTGAGGAAATGTCTGAAGGATGAAGACCCATATGTAAGGAAgacagctgctgtgtgtgtagcAAAGCTCCATGATATCAACGCCCAGTTGGTGGAGGACCAAGGTTTCCTGGACACCCTTAAAGACCTCATCTCTGACTCCAACCCCATG GTTGTAGCAAATGCTGTGGCAGCGCTGTCTGAGATAGCAGAGTCTCACCCCAACAGTAATTTACTGGACCTGAACCCTCAGACCATCAATAAGTTGCTGACAGCTTTAAATGAGTGTACAGAGTGGGGCCAGATATTCATTCTTGACTGCCTGGCCAATTACACACCTCGTGATGACCGCGAGTCTCAAAG CATCTGTGAGCGTGTCACCCCGCGGCTCTCCCACGCCAACTCTGCAGTGGTTTTGTCAGCTGTTAAAGTTTTAATGAAGTTCATGGAGATGCTGCCCAAAGACTTGGACTACTATGGCACCCTGCTGAAAAAGCTCGCCCCACCTCTAGTCACTCTCCTCTCTGCTGAGCCTGAGTTGCAATATGTGGCTCTTAGAAACATCAACCTCATCGTACAGAGACG ccCAGAGATCCTGAAACATGAGATGAAGGTTTTCTTTGTTAAGTACAATGACCCAATCTATGTCAAACTGGAGAAGCTGGACATTATGATTCGCCTAGCATCTCAAGCCAACATTGCCCAG GTCCTGGCTGAGCTGAAGGAGTACGCCACTGAGGTGGATGTGGACTTTGTCCGTAAAGCGGTCAGAGCCATTGGCCGCTGTGCCATTAAAGTAGAG CAATCAGCAGAGCGCTGTGTCAGCACACTGCTAGACCTCATCCAAACCAAGGTCAACTATGTGGTGCAGGAGGCCATTGTGGTCATCAAGGACATCTTCCGCAAGTACCCCAACAA GTATGAGAGTGTGATTGCCACCCTGTGTGAAAACCTGGACTCCCTGGATGAGCCGGAGGCACGTGCCGCCATGATCTGGATTGTAGGAGAATATGCCGAGCGCATTGACAACGCCGATGAGCTGCTGGAGAGCTTTTTGGAGGGTTTTCATGATGAAAGCactcag GTTCAGTTGCAACTGCTGACAGCAATTGTCAAGTTGTTCCTGAAAAAGCCCACAGAGACCCAGGAGTTAGTGCAGCAGGTGTTAAGCCTGGCCACACAG GACTCTGATAACCCAGACCTCAGGGACCGGGGCTACATCTACTGGCGTCTGCTCTCGACAGACCCAGTGGCTGCCAAGGAGGTGGTTCTGGCTGAGAAGCCCCTGATCTCTGAGGAGACAGATCTGATTGAGCCCACACTGCTGGAGGAGCTCATCTGCCACATTGGTACTCTGGCCTCTGTCTACCACAAGCCTCCCAGTGCCTTTGTTGAGGGCAGCCGAGGTGTTCAGCACAAGAGACTCCCCGGCAGCACTGGATC TGGGGAAAGTGTTGAGAGCCCAGATACAGGTTCTGCTGCTGGAGTTTCTGAGGCACCCCCTGCTGTCATCCCATCCCAGGGAGACCTCCTCGGGGATCTGCTTAATCTGGACCTGACACCTACCACCACCggaccaccaccaccacccgcTTCCTCTGGCATGCAGTTGGGTGCCATGGACCTTCTTGGAGGAGGACTGGACAGCTTG CTTGGCGGAGACCTTGGAGGAGGACCTGCT ATAGGGACAGGTTTCGGTGCTCCACCAGCTACCATGCCAGCTTCTTTcaatgtccctgttagtggCGGTCTGGATGACCTGTTTGACCTCGGAGGTGGAGTCGGTATGGCTATGGGTGCCTTCAACCCCCCTAAAACA GTTTGGCTTCCAGCCATGAAGGCCAAGGGTCTGGAGATATCTGGCACTTTTGTCCGCCGTGCTGGGGTCATCCAAATGGAGATGACCCTCACTAATAAAGCTATGAGTGTCATGACTGATTTTGCCATCCAGTTCAACAGAAACAG CTTTGGTCTTGCTCCGGCTGGTCCTCTCCAAGTACTCAGTCCTCTTAGCCCAAACCAAAGTATTGAAGCGGTCCTTCCCCTCAGTACTGTGGGGCCTGTCATGAAGATGGAGCCTCTCAACAACCTTCAG GTGGCTGTTAAGAACAACATTGACGTATTTTACTTCAGCTGCCAGTACCCCATCAGCATGCTGTTTGCGGAGGACGGGAAGATGG ATCGACAGGTGTTCCTGGCCACATGGAAAGACATTCCTAATGACAACGAGTCCCAGTTTCAGATCAAAGACTGCCATCTCAACTCAG ATGCAGCCTCCAACAAACTGCAGGGTAGCAACATCTTCACCATAGCCAAGCGTACAGTTGAGGGTCAGGACATGCTGTATCAGTCCATGAAACTCACCAACGGCATCTGGGTGCTGGCTGAGCTGAGGGTGCAGGCAGGGAACCCAAATTACACG ATCTCTCTTAAATGCAGAGCTCCAGAGGTTTCCCAGTGCGTTTTCCAGAACTACGAGACGGTGCTGAAGAACTGA
- the ap1b1 gene encoding AP-1 complex subunit beta-1 isoform X3, whose amino-acid sequence MKADAACLFILWKDGSKSNGRGQKAITASTTPVTENRQFGSKMTDSKYFTTTKKGEIFELKAELNSDKKEKKKEAVKKVIASMTVGKDVSALFPDVVNCMQTDNLELKKLVYLYLMNYAKSQPDMAIMAVNTFVKDCEDPNPLIRALAVRTMGCIRVDKITEYLCEPLRKCLKDEDPYVRKTAAVCVAKLHDINAQLVEDQGFLDTLKDLISDSNPMVVANAVAALSEIAESHPNSNLLDLNPQTINKLLTALNECTEWGQIFILDCLANYTPRDDRESQSICERVTPRLSHANSAVVLSAVKVLMKFMEMLPKDLDYYGTLLKKLAPPLVTLLSAEPELQYVALRNINLIVQRRPEILKHEMKVFFVKYNDPIYVKLEKLDIMIRLASQANIAQVLAELKEYATEVDVDFVRKAVRAIGRCAIKVEQSAERCVSTLLDLIQTKVNYVVQEAIVVIKDIFRKYPNKYESVIATLCENLDSLDEPEARAAMIWIVGEYAERIDNADELLESFLEGFHDESTQVQLQLLTAIVKLFLKKPTETQELVQQVLSLATQDSDNPDLRDRGYIYWRLLSTDPVAAKEVVLAEKPLISEETDLIEPTLLEELICHIGTLASVYHKPPSAFVEGSRGVQHKRLPGSTGSGESVESPDTGSAAGVSEAPPAVIPSQGDLLGDLLNLDLTPTTTGPPPPPASSGMQLGAMDLLGGGLDSLPPIPLRTDTPQSPQLPHQSPSPPDYSPTEVGPRDHAGLVKLGGDLGGGPAIGTGFGAPPATMPASFNVPVSGGLDDLFDLGGGVGMAMGAFNPPKTVWLPAMKAKGLEISGTFVRRAGVIQMEMTLTNKAMSVMTDFAIQFNRNSFGLAPAGPLQVLSPLSPNQSIEAVLPLSTVGPVMKMEPLNNLQVAVKNNIDVFYFSCQYPISMLFAEDGKMDRQVFLATWKDIPNDNESQFQIKDCHLNSDAASNKLQGSNIFTIAKRTVEGQDMLYQSMKLTNGIWVLAELRVQAGNPNYTISLKCRAPEVSQCVFQNYETVLKN is encoded by the exons ATGAAAGCTGACGCCGCTTgtctgtttattttgtggaaAGACGGAAGTAAATCAAATGGGAGGGGACAGAAGGCCATCACAGCTTCTACTACGCCTGTCACG GAGAATCGACAATTTGGATCCAAGATGACGGACTCCAAGTACTTCACCACTACCAAGAAAG GGGAGATCTTTGAGCTCAAGGCAGAGCTGAACAGTGataagaaagagaagaagaaggaggctGTGAAGAAGGTCATTGCATCCATGACAGTTGGCAAGGATGTCAG TGCTCTGTTCCCAGACGTTGTGAACTGCATGCAGACGGACAACCTGGAACTGAAAAAGCTGGTCTACCTCTACCTGATGAACTATGCCAAGAGTCAGCCAGACATGGCCATCATGGCTGTTAACACTTTTGTAAAG GACTGTGAAGACCCTAACCCTCTAATCCGGGCCCTTGCTGTTCGTACAATGGGCTGCATCCGTGTGGACAAGATCACTGAGTACCTCTGTGAGCCGCTGAGGAAATGTCTGAAGGATGAAGACCCATATGTAAGGAAgacagctgctgtgtgtgtagcAAAGCTCCATGATATCAACGCCCAGTTGGTGGAGGACCAAGGTTTCCTGGACACCCTTAAAGACCTCATCTCTGACTCCAACCCCATG GTTGTAGCAAATGCTGTGGCAGCGCTGTCTGAGATAGCAGAGTCTCACCCCAACAGTAATTTACTGGACCTGAACCCTCAGACCATCAATAAGTTGCTGACAGCTTTAAATGAGTGTACAGAGTGGGGCCAGATATTCATTCTTGACTGCCTGGCCAATTACACACCTCGTGATGACCGCGAGTCTCAAAG CATCTGTGAGCGTGTCACCCCGCGGCTCTCCCACGCCAACTCTGCAGTGGTTTTGTCAGCTGTTAAAGTTTTAATGAAGTTCATGGAGATGCTGCCCAAAGACTTGGACTACTATGGCACCCTGCTGAAAAAGCTCGCCCCACCTCTAGTCACTCTCCTCTCTGCTGAGCCTGAGTTGCAATATGTGGCTCTTAGAAACATCAACCTCATCGTACAGAGACG ccCAGAGATCCTGAAACATGAGATGAAGGTTTTCTTTGTTAAGTACAATGACCCAATCTATGTCAAACTGGAGAAGCTGGACATTATGATTCGCCTAGCATCTCAAGCCAACATTGCCCAG GTCCTGGCTGAGCTGAAGGAGTACGCCACTGAGGTGGATGTGGACTTTGTCCGTAAAGCGGTCAGAGCCATTGGCCGCTGTGCCATTAAAGTAGAG CAATCAGCAGAGCGCTGTGTCAGCACACTGCTAGACCTCATCCAAACCAAGGTCAACTATGTGGTGCAGGAGGCCATTGTGGTCATCAAGGACATCTTCCGCAAGTACCCCAACAA GTATGAGAGTGTGATTGCCACCCTGTGTGAAAACCTGGACTCCCTGGATGAGCCGGAGGCACGTGCCGCCATGATCTGGATTGTAGGAGAATATGCCGAGCGCATTGACAACGCCGATGAGCTGCTGGAGAGCTTTTTGGAGGGTTTTCATGATGAAAGCactcag GTTCAGTTGCAACTGCTGACAGCAATTGTCAAGTTGTTCCTGAAAAAGCCCACAGAGACCCAGGAGTTAGTGCAGCAGGTGTTAAGCCTGGCCACACAG GACTCTGATAACCCAGACCTCAGGGACCGGGGCTACATCTACTGGCGTCTGCTCTCGACAGACCCAGTGGCTGCCAAGGAGGTGGTTCTGGCTGAGAAGCCCCTGATCTCTGAGGAGACAGATCTGATTGAGCCCACACTGCTGGAGGAGCTCATCTGCCACATTGGTACTCTGGCCTCTGTCTACCACAAGCCTCCCAGTGCCTTTGTTGAGGGCAGCCGAGGTGTTCAGCACAAGAGACTCCCCGGCAGCACTGGATC TGGGGAAAGTGTTGAGAGCCCAGATACAGGTTCTGCTGCTGGAGTTTCTGAGGCACCCCCTGCTGTCATCCCATCCCAGGGAGACCTCCTCGGGGATCTGCTTAATCTGGACCTGACACCTACCACCACCggaccaccaccaccacccgcTTCCTCTGGCATGCAGTTGGGTGCCATGGACCTTCTTGGAGGAGGACTGGACAGCTTG CCGCCCATTCCCCTGCGGACGGACACTCCTCAGTCACCTCAGCTCCCACATCAGTCCCCATCGCCCCCAGATTACAGCCCCACTGAGGTTGGTCCACGGGACCACGCTGGACTAGTAAAG CTTGGCGGAGACCTTGGAGGAGGACCTGCT ATAGGGACAGGTTTCGGTGCTCCACCAGCTACCATGCCAGCTTCTTTcaatgtccctgttagtggCGGTCTGGATGACCTGTTTGACCTCGGAGGTGGAGTCGGTATGGCTATGGGTGCCTTCAACCCCCCTAAAACA GTTTGGCTTCCAGCCATGAAGGCCAAGGGTCTGGAGATATCTGGCACTTTTGTCCGCCGTGCTGGGGTCATCCAAATGGAGATGACCCTCACTAATAAAGCTATGAGTGTCATGACTGATTTTGCCATCCAGTTCAACAGAAACAG CTTTGGTCTTGCTCCGGCTGGTCCTCTCCAAGTACTCAGTCCTCTTAGCCCAAACCAAAGTATTGAAGCGGTCCTTCCCCTCAGTACTGTGGGGCCTGTCATGAAGATGGAGCCTCTCAACAACCTTCAG GTGGCTGTTAAGAACAACATTGACGTATTTTACTTCAGCTGCCAGTACCCCATCAGCATGCTGTTTGCGGAGGACGGGAAGATGG ATCGACAGGTGTTCCTGGCCACATGGAAAGACATTCCTAATGACAACGAGTCCCAGTTTCAGATCAAAGACTGCCATCTCAACTCAG ATGCAGCCTCCAACAAACTGCAGGGTAGCAACATCTTCACCATAGCCAAGCGTACAGTTGAGGGTCAGGACATGCTGTATCAGTCCATGAAACTCACCAACGGCATCTGGGTGCTGGCTGAGCTGAGGGTGCAGGCAGGGAACCCAAATTACACG ATCTCTCTTAAATGCAGAGCTCCAGAGGTTTCCCAGTGCGTTTTCCAGAACTACGAGACGGTGCTGAAGAACTGA
- the ap1b1 gene encoding AP-1 complex subunit beta-1 isoform X6, whose product MTDSKYFTTTKKGEIFELKAELNSDKKEKKKEAVKKVIASMTVGKDVSALFPDVVNCMQTDNLELKKLVYLYLMNYAKSQPDMAIMAVNTFVKDCEDPNPLIRALAVRTMGCIRVDKITEYLCEPLRKCLKDEDPYVRKTAAVCVAKLHDINAQLVEDQGFLDTLKDLISDSNPMVVANAVAALSEIAESHPNSNLLDLNPQTINKLLTALNECTEWGQIFILDCLANYTPRDDRESQSICERVTPRLSHANSAVVLSAVKVLMKFMEMLPKDLDYYGTLLKKLAPPLVTLLSAEPELQYVALRNINLIVQRRPEILKHEMKVFFVKYNDPIYVKLEKLDIMIRLASQANIAQVLAELKEYATEVDVDFVRKAVRAIGRCAIKVEQSAERCVSTLLDLIQTKVNYVVQEAIVVIKDIFRKYPNKYESVIATLCENLDSLDEPEARAAMIWIVGEYAERIDNADELLESFLEGFHDESTQVQLQLLTAIVKLFLKKPTETQELVQQVLSLATQDSDNPDLRDRGYIYWRLLSTDPVAAKEVVLAEKPLISEETDLIEPTLLEELICHIGTLASVYHKPPSAFVEGSRGVQHKRLPGSTGSGESVESPDTGSAAGVSEAPPAVIPSQGDLLGDLLNLDLTPTTTGPPPPPASSGMQLGAMDLLGGGLDSLMGDESEPPPIPLRTDTPQSPQLPHQSPSPPDYSPTEVGPRDHAGLVKLGGDLGGGPAIGTGFGAPPATMPASFNVPVSGGLDDLFDLGGGVGMAMGAFNPPKTVWLPAMKAKGLEISGTFVRRAGVIQMEMTLTNKAMSVMTDFAIQFNRNSFGLAPAGPLQVLSPLSPNQSIEAVLPLSTVGPVMKMEPLNNLQVAVKNNIDVFYFSCQYPISMLFAEDGKMDRQVFLATWKDIPNDNESQFQIKDCHLNSDAASNKLQGSNIFTIAKRTVEGQDMLYQSMKLTNGIWVLAELRVQAGNPNYTISLKCRAPEVSQCVFQNYETVLKN is encoded by the exons ATGACGGACTCCAAGTACTTCACCACTACCAAGAAAG GGGAGATCTTTGAGCTCAAGGCAGAGCTGAACAGTGataagaaagagaagaagaaggaggctGTGAAGAAGGTCATTGCATCCATGACAGTTGGCAAGGATGTCAG TGCTCTGTTCCCAGACGTTGTGAACTGCATGCAGACGGACAACCTGGAACTGAAAAAGCTGGTCTACCTCTACCTGATGAACTATGCCAAGAGTCAGCCAGACATGGCCATCATGGCTGTTAACACTTTTGTAAAG GACTGTGAAGACCCTAACCCTCTAATCCGGGCCCTTGCTGTTCGTACAATGGGCTGCATCCGTGTGGACAAGATCACTGAGTACCTCTGTGAGCCGCTGAGGAAATGTCTGAAGGATGAAGACCCATATGTAAGGAAgacagctgctgtgtgtgtagcAAAGCTCCATGATATCAACGCCCAGTTGGTGGAGGACCAAGGTTTCCTGGACACCCTTAAAGACCTCATCTCTGACTCCAACCCCATG GTTGTAGCAAATGCTGTGGCAGCGCTGTCTGAGATAGCAGAGTCTCACCCCAACAGTAATTTACTGGACCTGAACCCTCAGACCATCAATAAGTTGCTGACAGCTTTAAATGAGTGTACAGAGTGGGGCCAGATATTCATTCTTGACTGCCTGGCCAATTACACACCTCGTGATGACCGCGAGTCTCAAAG CATCTGTGAGCGTGTCACCCCGCGGCTCTCCCACGCCAACTCTGCAGTGGTTTTGTCAGCTGTTAAAGTTTTAATGAAGTTCATGGAGATGCTGCCCAAAGACTTGGACTACTATGGCACCCTGCTGAAAAAGCTCGCCCCACCTCTAGTCACTCTCCTCTCTGCTGAGCCTGAGTTGCAATATGTGGCTCTTAGAAACATCAACCTCATCGTACAGAGACG ccCAGAGATCCTGAAACATGAGATGAAGGTTTTCTTTGTTAAGTACAATGACCCAATCTATGTCAAACTGGAGAAGCTGGACATTATGATTCGCCTAGCATCTCAAGCCAACATTGCCCAG GTCCTGGCTGAGCTGAAGGAGTACGCCACTGAGGTGGATGTGGACTTTGTCCGTAAAGCGGTCAGAGCCATTGGCCGCTGTGCCATTAAAGTAGAG CAATCAGCAGAGCGCTGTGTCAGCACACTGCTAGACCTCATCCAAACCAAGGTCAACTATGTGGTGCAGGAGGCCATTGTGGTCATCAAGGACATCTTCCGCAAGTACCCCAACAA GTATGAGAGTGTGATTGCCACCCTGTGTGAAAACCTGGACTCCCTGGATGAGCCGGAGGCACGTGCCGCCATGATCTGGATTGTAGGAGAATATGCCGAGCGCATTGACAACGCCGATGAGCTGCTGGAGAGCTTTTTGGAGGGTTTTCATGATGAAAGCactcag GTTCAGTTGCAACTGCTGACAGCAATTGTCAAGTTGTTCCTGAAAAAGCCCACAGAGACCCAGGAGTTAGTGCAGCAGGTGTTAAGCCTGGCCACACAG GACTCTGATAACCCAGACCTCAGGGACCGGGGCTACATCTACTGGCGTCTGCTCTCGACAGACCCAGTGGCTGCCAAGGAGGTGGTTCTGGCTGAGAAGCCCCTGATCTCTGAGGAGACAGATCTGATTGAGCCCACACTGCTGGAGGAGCTCATCTGCCACATTGGTACTCTGGCCTCTGTCTACCACAAGCCTCCCAGTGCCTTTGTTGAGGGCAGCCGAGGTGTTCAGCACAAGAGACTCCCCGGCAGCACTGGATC TGGGGAAAGTGTTGAGAGCCCAGATACAGGTTCTGCTGCTGGAGTTTCTGAGGCACCCCCTGCTGTCATCCCATCCCAGGGAGACCTCCTCGGGGATCTGCTTAATCTGGACCTGACACCTACCACCACCggaccaccaccaccacccgcTTCCTCTGGCATGCAGTTGGGTGCCATGGACCTTCTTGGAGGAGGACTGGACAGCTTG ATGGGGGATGAGTCTGAGCCG CCGCCCATTCCCCTGCGGACGGACACTCCTCAGTCACCTCAGCTCCCACATCAGTCCCCATCGCCCCCAGATTACAGCCCCACTGAGGTTGGTCCACGGGACCACGCTGGACTAGTAAAG CTTGGCGGAGACCTTGGAGGAGGACCTGCT ATAGGGACAGGTTTCGGTGCTCCACCAGCTACCATGCCAGCTTCTTTcaatgtccctgttagtggCGGTCTGGATGACCTGTTTGACCTCGGAGGTGGAGTCGGTATGGCTATGGGTGCCTTCAACCCCCCTAAAACA GTTTGGCTTCCAGCCATGAAGGCCAAGGGTCTGGAGATATCTGGCACTTTTGTCCGCCGTGCTGGGGTCATCCAAATGGAGATGACCCTCACTAATAAAGCTATGAGTGTCATGACTGATTTTGCCATCCAGTTCAACAGAAACAG CTTTGGTCTTGCTCCGGCTGGTCCTCTCCAAGTACTCAGTCCTCTTAGCCCAAACCAAAGTATTGAAGCGGTCCTTCCCCTCAGTACTGTGGGGCCTGTCATGAAGATGGAGCCTCTCAACAACCTTCAG GTGGCTGTTAAGAACAACATTGACGTATTTTACTTCAGCTGCCAGTACCCCATCAGCATGCTGTTTGCGGAGGACGGGAAGATGG ATCGACAGGTGTTCCTGGCCACATGGAAAGACATTCCTAATGACAACGAGTCCCAGTTTCAGATCAAAGACTGCCATCTCAACTCAG ATGCAGCCTCCAACAAACTGCAGGGTAGCAACATCTTCACCATAGCCAAGCGTACAGTTGAGGGTCAGGACATGCTGTATCAGTCCATGAAACTCACCAACGGCATCTGGGTGCTGGCTGAGCTGAGGGTGCAGGCAGGGAACCCAAATTACACG ATCTCTCTTAAATGCAGAGCTCCAGAGGTTTCCCAGTGCGTTTTCCAGAACTACGAGACGGTGCTGAAGAACTGA